Below is a window of Chitinivibrionia bacterium DNA.
GTGAAGAAACAATAAGTCCAGGTAATAATCTTCGTTGTCTATAGTCATTCTTTTTTGACGGGCAATAAATGCGAAATCACTGCCGAGTTCAGCGATAAAACTTTGCAATTCTACCGCTATTGCCGTTTCTAAATCGTTTTCGCAATATTTGTCTCGCAAACCCAGAAAATCAAGAAAATACGGGTCTCTAAACACCAAATCAGGCGTTAGTTTTTGTTCGTTTTTCAGTATTTCTAAGTCGTGTTTTATAGTTTCTTCGGGCTTTTTGCTTATGGCAGTTCGTTCGTAGAGCATCGAGTTTATGCGTTCTCTAAACACTCGCACACTCCATTTTTCCATACTGCACATTTCAATATAAAAATCCCGCATTAACGGGTCTTCAATGGGTATTACTGCCAAAATGTGCGTCCAACTTAATTTTCGTATCAGCGATACGACAATCTTTTCTTCAGGGAAAACGTTGTAAAACTGCATCATTCTGCGAACATTTTTCTCTGCAAATGTGCTTCCGTATTCTTCCGACAATTCTTTGCATAAGTTAGATGTTACCTCTTTGCCGTAAACGCTTGAACGGCTTTTGTCTTGCAATTCTGCCGCAATGCGTTTACCAACCTGCCAATACAGCATAGTCATTTTCGAATTAACCGCAACGGCAACTTGAAGTTTGCTTTGTTCTATCAGCGTTTTTATGTCGGCAAATAAGTTGCCTTGGATTTCTTTTTTTGACATTTTGTCTCCTTTTTTCTGCAACAAAAATACGTTTTGCACAACATCACCTCTGCGAATTTTCGTTATTTTTCTTTTTTTGAAAGCGGAATTAAAATATACATTAATAATAACGCGAGGTTTTCTTGTTTTTTGCTAATATTCCACAAAAAAACATCAAATAACAAAACTACTATCAAACAAATATTATTTTACTGACTGCGAAAACAATGATTGTGGGCAAAATCCCACTTTCTGTGTATATTTCTTCTGGTTATCTCGGAAGGAGAACTGCCTTTACAGGTTGTTCTGCCTAA
It encodes the following:
- a CDS encoding PDDEXK nuclease domain-containing protein, giving the protein MSKKEIQGNLFADIKTLIEQSKLQVAVAVNSKMTMLYWQVGKRIAAELQDKSRSSVYGKEVTSNLCKELSEEYGSTFAEKNVRRMMQFYNVFPEEKIVVSLIRKLSWTHILAVIPIEDPLMRDFYIEMCSMEKWSVRVFRERINSMLYERTAISKKPEETIKHDLEILKNEQKLTPDLVFRDPYFLDFLGLRDKYCENDLETAIAVELQSFIAELGSDFAFIARQKRMTIDNEDYYLDLLFLHRKLKCLVAIDLKIGKFKAAYKGQMELYLRWLEKYEKQDWENPPIGLILCAGKSEEHIELLQLENSNIKVADYMTQLPDKKLLEQKLRIAVEVAKMRLEKTAN